In a single window of the Vicia villosa cultivar HV-30 ecotype Madison, WI unplaced genomic scaffold, Vvil1.0 ctg.000048F_1_1, whole genome shotgun sequence genome:
- the LOC131623068 gene encoding uncharacterized protein LOC131623068 gives MQVVTTISYKSIVNGAYTKGMNAKRGMRQGDPISLMLFVLVMEYLHRKLKDLSRIPNFNFHSKCEKLKLVDMSFDDDRLLFTRGDVISVQLVMDRFKSFFEATGLVVNPNKCKLYCGNIDDGTVQQITNITGLTSGVLPFSYAGRIRLINSVIFSTTNFWLQCIPLPKDVIRRIEALCRTFLWTGKGIMSRKALIAWSKVCEPKSQGGLNVVDLARWNKVCLIKLLWNLCRKADSLWVRWVHTNYMKDERVMVVPIKNSCSWILKEILKTIQEVEGLNQWQQVVKNDVFKTKKFYYSLVEAKSKVPWRKLMYENEASPRALFTLWMSCNKRIGTKDRLSKFGMISEENCEFCPAKESLQHLFFECTTMKTIWTAVLEWMNILHSPQGWDKEMTWLLTSCNKKGWRSTVLKTAFTETVYMCWLYRNTSVYKNTGARSNDISGIENDVIDRIVHRCWRNPKLREHVAPLLI, from the exons ATGCAAGTTGTTACTACTATTTCTTATAAATCTATTGTGAATGGTGCTTATACTAAGGGTATGAATGCTAAAAGAGGTATGAGACAAGGGGATCCTATTTCCCTGATGCTGTTTGTGCTCGTTATGGAATACTTACATAGGAAGCTAAAAGATCTTAGTAGGATTCCAAATTTCAACTTTCATAGCAAATGTGAAAAGTTGAAACTTGTGGATATGAGTTTTGATGATGACCGCTTGTTGTTCACAAGAGGGGATGTGATCTCTGTTCAGCTTGTGATGGATAGGTTTAAATCGTTTTTTGAGGCTACTGGTTTGGTAGTGAACCCTAATAAGTGTAAATTGTACTGTGGCAATATCGATGATGGTACTGTGCAACAGATTACTAACATAACAGGTTTAACTTCTGGTGTGCTTCCTTTCAG CTATGCAGGTAGGATTCGGCTCATTAATAGTGTGATTTTCAGCACTACCAATTTTTGGCTTCAGTGTATTCCTTTACCTAAAGATGTTATTAGAAGAATTGAAGCCTTATGCAGGACCTTTTTGTGGACTGGAAAGGGCATCATGTCTAGGAAAGCCCTGATTGCTTGGAGTAAAGTGTGTGAGCCTAAGAGCCAAGGTGGTTTGAATGTGGTGGATTTGGCTAGATGGAATAAGGTATGTTTGATTAAACTTCTCTGGAATCTGTGCAGGAAAGCTGATAGTTTGTGGGTAAGGTGGGTTCATACCAATTATATGAAAGATGAGCGAGTGATGGTTGTTCCTATTAAGAATTCGTGTTCTTGGATTCtgaaagaaattttgaaaactataCAGGAAGTTGAAGGGCTGAACCAGTGGCAACAAGTGGTTAAGAATGATGTATTCAAGACTAAAAAGTTCTATTATAGTCTTGTTGAAGCGAAATCGAAAGTTCCTTGGAGGAAGTTAATGTATGAGAATGAAGCTTCTCCAAGAGCTTTGTTCACCCTGTGGATGTCTTGTAACAAGAGGATTGGTACCAAAGATAGATTAAGCAAGTTTGGTATGATTAGTGAAGAAAACTGTGAATTTTGCCCAGCGAAAGAAAGCTTACAGCACCTGTTTTTCGAGTGTACTACCATGAAGACGATTTGGACGGCAGTGTTGGAATGGATGAATATTTTGCACTCTCCTCAAGGATGGGATAAGGAAATGACTTGGTTGTTAACGAGCTGCAACAAGAAGGGTTGGAGATCCACTGTTTTGAAAACAGCTTTCACTGAAACTGTGTATATGTGCTGGCTTTACAGGAATACTAGTGTGTATAAAAATACAGGGGCGCGTAGTAATGACATTAGTGGTATAGAAAACGATGTTATAGACAGAATAGTTCATAGATGTTGGAGAAATCCTAAGTTGCGAGAGCATGTTGCTCCTTTGTTGATATAG
- the LOC131623017 gene encoding beta-carotene hydroxylase 2, chloroplastic-like, whose product MATGLTATITFKPLNRHYKPIFPHLQKPNPTLIFSPLRFRTTPKTQRLKNFTLCVLMEDPKHETQLEIEEEKQPLVVLSQKMEEKLARKKSERLTYLIAAVMSSLGITSLGVLSVYLRFSWQMEGSGEIPWSEMFGTFALSVGAAVGMEFWARWAHKALWHASLWHMHESHHRAREGAFELNDVFAIINAVPAIALLNYGFFHKGLIPGLCFGAGLGITVFGMAYMFVHDGLVHKRFAVGPIANVPYFRRVAAAHKLHHSDKFNGVPYGLFLGPKELEEVGGLEELEKEISRRTKSYNSS is encoded by the exons ATGGCGACAGGACTAACCGCCACTATAACCTTCAAACCCTTAAACCGTCACTACAAACCTATATTTCCTCATCTCCAAAAACCAAATCCAACACTTATCTTTTCCCCTTTAAGATTCCGAACAACCCCAAAAACACAAAGGTTGAAAAACTTTACCCTTTGTGTTCTCATGGAAGATCCAAAACATGAAACCCAATTggaaattgaagaagaaaaacaaCCCCTTGTAGTTTTATCACAAAAAATGGAAGAGAAATTGGCAAGGAAAAAATCAGAGAGATTGACGTATCTTATTGCAGCTGTTATGTCAAGTCTTGGGATAACATCTTTGGGTGTTTTGTCGGTTTATTTAAGGTTTTCGTGGCAAATGGAG ggTAGTGGAGAAATTCCTTGGTCTGAAATGTTTGGTACATTTGCTCTATCAGTTGGTGCTGCT gtTGGAATGGAGTTTTGGGCTAGATGGGCTCACAAGGCCCTTTGGCATGCTTCCTTGTGGCACATGCATGAG TCCCATCATAGAGCAAGAGAAGGAGCTTTCGAGTTGAACGATGTTTTCGCAATAATCAACGCTGTTCCTGCTATCGCTCTCCTTAACTATGGTTTCTTTCACAAAGGATTAATCCCTGGTCTTTGCTTCGGTGCG GGTCTTGGTATTACGGTTTTTGGAATGGCCTACATGTTTGTACATGACGGTTTAGTTCATAAGAGATTTGCAGTGGGACCCATTGCCAATGTACCCTATTTCAGAAGGGTAGCTGCAGCCCACAAA CTTCACCATTCAGACAAATTCAATGGTGTCCCATATGGGTTGTTTTTGGGACCAAAG GAACTTGAAGAGGTGGGAGGGCTAGAAGAGCTAGAGAAAGAGATAAGTAGGAGGACAAAATCATACAATAGTTCATGA
- the LOC131623070 gene encoding uncharacterized protein LOC131623070 — MSRAPILINDLVKGNQVWKMLIRVVDLWVVNEKNGNQHLEMVIQDVKDDKIHVTSWNRDFKDWFEQVKEHETYIMYNGEPVDNEGPLKVCSHPLKLVLNGGTTMMKAALPDIPTHNYILLILLGHMSMNEIVSNVGLLASYFLDVIGVLQDVVKTQMGGGNRKSCVNITLRDVEGNVIEVALWEAYGKQFMNYTTPNNTSGPTVIVLTHAWCKPNSDSLPYKSLSCIIVSGLPSLSNAWNGSRLLINFDHPQVADFKASFGTTDLTGIPDLSQSLTCDSSIQSANKFWTNLSEVRSIHAIAAPGKDSYATTIGTTVGFKASKNGWYFESCAGSSGNTDAEPVIKFKVEVEVVYGDHNGTFVFWDKDCIPYTKMTARELREVMKEAGEDNPKIWPAHLDALLNKEFVFRVKYQQQYRQFSIVKILNEEGLYAKFDKYLTPDETMPQQNTLETSTTAPILIPNQLTQTSEQSICAEPYSAANPNSSPEASSNSTPAKRGSESTSVNDTIQAEEITPKQSATKAKTGRKLKHLKKE; from the exons ATGTCAAGGGCTCCCATACTCATAAACGATCTGGTCAAGGGGAACCAAGTCTGGAAAATGCTGATTAGGGTTGTTGATCTTTGGGTTGTTAATGAGAAAAATGGCAATCAACACCTTGAGATGGTCATTCAAGATGTAAAG GATGATAAGATTCATGTGACAAGTTGGAACCGAGATTTCAAAGATTGGTTTGAACAAGTGAAGGAGCATGAGACTTATATTATGTATAACGGAGAGCCCGTGGACAACGAAGGTCCTTTAAAAGTCTGTTCTCATCCACTCAAGCTCGTCCTGAACGGAGGGACTACGATGATGAAGGCGGCGTTGCCCGACATACCAACCCACAA CTACATACTTTTGATTCTGTTAGGTCACATGTCCATGAATGAAATTGTTTCTAATGTTGGTTTACTTGCTTCATACTTTTTAGATGTGATAGGGGTGTTGCAAGATGTTGTTAAGACTCAAATGGGCGGTGGTAATAGGAAATCTTGTGTCAATATTACCTTGCGTGATGTCGAAGGGAATGTTATCGAGGTGGCATTATGGGAAGCTTACGGCAAGCAATTCATGAACTACACTACCCCGAACAACACTTCTGGACCTACAGTTATCGTTTTGACCCATGCCTGGTGCAAGCCAAATTCTG ACTCTCTTCCTTACAAATCTTTGTCTTGCATTATAGTTTCCGGTCTTCCGTCTCTTTCGAATGCATGGAATGGCTCTAGACTTCTCATTAACTTCGACCATCCACAAGTGGCAGATTTCAAAGCTAG TTTTGGAACTACTGATTTAACTGGTATACCTGACCTTTCCCAATCATTAACCTGCGATTCTTCCATTCAATCTGCAAACAAGTTCTGGACTAACTTGAGTGAGGTCAGGAGTATCCATGCAATCGCTGCGCCAGGAAAG GATTCTTACGCAACGACTATTGGCACTACCGTCGGTTTCAAAGCTTCCAAGAATGGATGGTATTTTGAGTCTTGTGCTGGGTCATCTGGAAATACAGATGCTGAACCTGTCATAAA GTTCAAAGTTGAGGTTGAAGTTGTCTATGGTGACCACAATGGAACATTTGTTTTTTGGGATAAGGATTGTATTCCTTATACAAAAATGACTGCTAGGGAATTGAGAGAGGTTATGAAAGAG GCAGGAGAAGACAATCCTAAAATTTGGCCTGCTCATCTAGATGCTTTGTTGAATAAAGAATTTGTGTTCCGTGTCAAGTATCAACAACAATACCGACAATTTTCTATCGTTAAAATACTTAACGAGGAGGGCCTTTACGCCAAATTTGACAAATACCTCACTCCAGATGAG ACCATGCCACAACAGAACACTCTTGAAACATCCACCACTGCTCCTATACTTATTCCTAACCAA CTCACACAGACTTCAGAGCAATCAATCTGTGCTGAGCCTTACTCGGCTGCTAACCCGAATTCGAGCCCAGAGGCAAGCTCCAACAGTACTCCAGCCAAGAGGGGATCAGAGTCAACCTCGGTTAATGATACGATCCAGGCTGAAGAGATCACTCCCAAACAATCCGCCACTAAGGCCAAGACTGGAAGGAAGCTTAAGCATTTGAAGAAAGAGTAA
- the LOC131623069 gene encoding uncharacterized protein LOC131623069, producing the protein MEHNHDAKGKMARARRMLILKEYRCKRQKLSPQLNDDRQTMNNTPTFHTPRQPLSDLTHAFQNIVTRTPVDQHSISPNISDAGTEPSLSIHGFKNLRSSHIGSLGTNLYSKFASSSTLKENDTFGVPIITNQHPLPLHGKNFVRAGISSNRATLLSPPDSKTARGRPKNQYGVPNMALNLCSKFPIPTITQETAMQTQTSSANTQPGCSTLHKPGRGRPRKKSTAPILPMNQNTDISNQTINFQQSIPTEVCRSRGSLGADEYTPVSTPTHAPKNRMTPTEDRISRASLRAQQFTPDSAPTHAPNNLVMPTEVCRTRGSIGADKYTPVSTPRHAPKNRDPPSCPVFTPTANLDFNSDSDNDSDYDPFATYLSDDELFSEDDNYDAPFTIHDSAAGHSEEYYDIGSPLIECRYCKAMMWYQERMHKSSHSANPKFMMCCGNGKVELPLLKEPPETLAKLLFDHDSLVSRKFQQQIRVYNMMFAFTSPGAKVDNRFNNGRGPPILRIQGQTCHRIGSLLPPQGQKPKFAQLYIYDTENEVENRMHGLRNKEDFDPEVVSRLASMLYEFNPHAKGFQMAKQWLNNGEAPNLKLRLISNRSTDGRVYNQPTVSEVAALVVGDIDTAEMRDIIMHTKGGRLQRINELHAAYMAYQYPLIFPYGEDGYRPDVAHRDLPGNENNIRNRLTIREWLAFRIQTRSSEAKTLLSSRRLFQQFLVDGYTMLESEKLEWLRKNQPKLRVSKYNSLEKEGDQSQAPGISIGKRVVLPSSFVGGRRFMDQLYYDGMAICSKVGFPDLFITFTCNPNWPEIQRVLGPLHLKPQDRPDVVSRVFKIKFDQLLSDLTKKGVLGKVLAYMYTIEFQKRGLPHAHILLFLHPSNKYPTPDDIDKIISAEVPDPRRHPRLYNLVKSHMVHGPCGLANLNSPCMKDNKCTKFYPKKWQPTTVVDHEGYPVYRRRNNGHTIEKNGIIFHSGHVVPHNPSLLLKYEAHINMEWCNQSTSIKYLFKYINKGSDRISAIIQGQDKNNVDEIKQYLDCRYISPSEACWRIFSYSIHGRKPAVERLFFHMEGENSVYYKDYEQVGDVLLKPSVTESMFTSWFEANKTYEEARLLTYGDFVSKFVYHKRSRTWKPRKRGYTIGRLIWVPQSTGELFYLRMMLTVTKGPLCYKDIKKVDGKQLKTFRDACFAMGFLQDDREFVEAIKEAHLWGSGPFLRKLFVTMLLSSSMNRPEHVWRKTWMYLSDGILYEQRLFARDQGLTMSDAELKERTLMAIETLLQNNNRTLKDFKTMPYPKDFVVSFTGNRLLYDELQYEVVAQKQIFDTLYASLTDEQRSIFEEIMDAVEKQQGGVFFLYGYGGTGKTFMWNTLSAALRSKKKIVLPVASSGIASLLLPGGRTAHSRFKIPVPTLETSICNIEKKDDIAELLKFTDLIIWDEAPMANKFCFESLDKSLKDIMSGPTHASKKIFGGKVVVFGGDFRQILPVIPRGTRSDIIHATINASYIWDHCKVLRLTKNMRLQSGPPTATADEIRSFSEWILNIGDGTMCEPNDGYADICIPDEFIISNFADPIQVIVEDTYPDLIHNYLDSNYLQSRAILASTIEVVDDINQYITNLLPGEEREYFSSDSIDRSDVTNFDAYEHVTPEFLNALKTSGLPNHSIKLKVGATIMLMRNLDQSEGLCNGTRLTVTRLAAHVIEAKIISGKNIGNIFYIPRMSLSPSQSPWPFKLVRRQFPIIVSFAMTINKSQGQSLDNVGLYLPKEVFSHGQLYVAISRVKSKKGLRILIHDKEKQPMLSTTNVVFKEVFHNI; encoded by the exons ATGGAGCATAATCACGATGCTAAGGGAAAAATGGCTAGAGCTAGAAGAatgttgattttgaaagaatatcgGTGTAAACGTCAAAAATTAAGTCCTCAACTTAATGATGACAGGCAGACTATGAATAATACTCCTACCTTCCATACTCCGAGACAACCTTTGTCCGACCTTACTCATGCATTCCAAAATATTGTTACAAGAACACCAGTTGATCAACATTCTATTAGTCCAAATATAAGCGACGCAGGGACAGAACCTAGCCTATCAATACACGGTTTTAAAAATCTGAGAAGCTCCCACATTGGCTCATTAGGAACAAATCTTTACTCAAAGTTTGCGTCAAGTTCTACACTTAAGGAAAATGATACTTTTGGTGTTCCAATCATAACTAATCAGCACCCCCTTCCGCTTCATGGAAAAAACTTCGTTCGAGCTGGGATTTCTTCTAATAGAGCCACGTTatt GTCCCCACCGGATTCTAAGACAGCTCGGGGACGGCCTAAAAATCAATATGGAGTTCCAAATATGGCGCTTAACTTGTGCAGCAAGTTTCCTATACCAACGATCACGCAAGAAACTGCCATGCAAACACAGACCTCAAGCGCAAACACACAACCTGG GTGTTCAACATTACATAAACCTGGCAGGGGGAGGCCTAGGAAAAAATCCACTGCTCCTATCCTCCCTATGAATCAGAATACAGACATCTCCAACCAAACAATTAACTTCCAACAGTCTATTCCAACTGAAGTATGCAGATCAAG GGGCAGTCTTGGTGCTGACGAGTATACGCCGGTATCAACACCCACACATGCTCCCAAAAATCGAATGACGCCAACTGAAGATAGGATATCAAG GGCCAGTCTACGTGCTCAACAGTTTACGCCGGACTCAGCACCGACACATGCTCCCAATAATCTGGTGATGCCGACTGAAGTATGCAGAACAAG GGGCAGTATTGGTGCTGACAAGTATACGCCGGTCTCAACACCGAGACATGCTCCCAAAAATCGAGACCCGCCATCATGTCCAGTTTTTACACCTACAGCCAATTTGGATTTTAATAGCGACTCCGACAATGACTCCGACTATGACCCTTTTGCAA CATATCTATCCGATGATGAGTTATTCTCGGAAGACGACAATTATGATGCACCTTTCACAATTCATGATAGTGCTGCCGGCCACTCTGAAG AATATTACGATATCGGATCCCCTCTTATTGAATGTCGATATTGTAAAGCTATGATGTGGTATCAAGAGAGAATGCATAAAAGTTCTCATTCCGCCAACCCGAAGTTTATGATGTGCTGTGGGAACGGGAAAGTTGAACTCCCACTTCTTAAAGAGCCTCCTGAAACCCTTGCAAAACTTTTGTTTGATCACGATAGTTTGGTTAGCCGCAAGTTCCAACAACAGATCCGAGTTTACAACATGATGTTTGCATTCACATCACCTGGGGCAAAGGTTGACAATCGATTTAACAATGGACGTGGGCCTCCAATACTAAGGATACAAGGTCAAACGTGTCACCGAATAGGAAGTTTGTTGCCTCCGCAaggtcaaaaacctaagtttGCTCAGTTATATATTTATGACACCGAAAACGAAGTTGAAAATCGAATGCATGGACTAAG GAACAAGGAAGATTTTGATCCGGAAGTTGTTAGTCGATTGGCAAGCATGTTGTATGAATTCAATCCTCATGCTAAAGGTTTTCAAATGGCAAAACAATGGTTAAATAATGGGGAAGCTCCAAATCTAAAGTTGCGGCTCATTTCAAACCGATCCACCGATGGCAGGGTCTATAATCAACCAACTGTGTCTGAAGTGGCTGCTTTGGTTGTTGGTGATATTGACACGGCGGAAATGAGGGATATCATAATGCATACAAAGGGAGGAAGACTTCAAAGAATCAACGAGCTGCATGCCGCTTACATGGCTTACCAGTATCCTTTGATATTTCCTTATGGTGAGGACGGTTATAGACCTGATGTTGCACATAGAGACTTGCCCGGCAACGAAAACAACATAAGAAATAGGCTCACAATACGCGAATGGCTTGCTTTCCGCATTCAGACAAGGTCTTCTGAAGCTAAGACTCTGTTATCTTCTAGAaggttgttccaacaattccTGGTCGATGGTTACACAATGTTAGAATCAGAAAAACTAGAGTGGCTACGTAAAAATCAACCAAAGCTTCGAGTGTCCAAGTACAACTCTTTAGAGAAAGAGGGCGATCAAAGTCAAGCTCCAGGAATAAGCATAGGTAAACGAGTTGTTTTGCCTTCTTCCTTTGTTGGCGGCCGTAGGTTTATGGATCAATTGTACTATGATGGGATGGCTATATGCAGTAAAGTTGGATTTCCCGATTTGTTTATTACTTTTACATGTAACCCAAATTGGCCGGAGATTCAAAGAGTTCTCGGACCTCTACATTTGAAGCCCCAAGATCGCCCGGATGTCGTTTCAAgagttttcaaaatcaaattcgatCAACTCCTTTCAGATTTAACCAAAAAAGGCGTTCTTGGAAAAGTGCTTGCTT ATATGTACACCATTGAGTTCCAAAAGAGAGGGTTACCTCATGCCCATATATTGCTGTTTTTGCATCCTTCAAACAAATATCCAACGCCCGATGACATTGACAAGATCATTAGTGCGGAAGTCCCCGATCCCAGAAGACACCCTCGGTTATACAATTTGGTAAAATCTCACATGGTCCATGGTCCTTGTGGTTTGGCAAATCTCAACTCACCTTGCATGAAGGATAACAAGTGCACAAAGTTTTATCCTAAGAAATGGCAGCCTACGACCGTGGTGGATCACGAGGGCTATCCGGTTTATAGGAGAAGAAACAACGGACACACAATTGAAAAGAACGGCATCATCTTTCATAGTGGTCATGTTGTGCCTCACAATCCAAGTTTGCTATTGAAATACGAAGCCCACATCAACATGGAATGGTGCAACCAAAGTACTTCCATCAAATACCTTTTCAAATACATTAACAAAGGATCGGATCGTATTTCTGCAATCATACAAGGTCAGGACAAAAACAACGTTGACGAGATCAAGCAATATTTGGATTGTCGATACATCTCCCCAAGTGAAGCATGTTGGAGGATCTTTTCTTATTCCATACATGGAAGGAAGCCGGCTGTAGAGAGACTGTTTTTTCATATGGAAGGTGAAAACTCCGTGTACTACAAAGACTACGAGCAAGTTGGTGATGTTTTACTCAAACCAAGTGTAACCGAGTCAATGTTTACTTCTTGGTTTGAGGCAAACAAAACTTACGAGGAAGCAAGATTGCTAACTTATGGTGACTTTGTTTCAAAATTTGTTTATCATAAAAGAAGTCGGACTTGGAAGCCAAGGAAAAGAGGATATACCATTGGTCGACTAATTTGGGTTCCTCAAAGCACTGGTGAATTGTTTTATTTAAGAATGATGCTCACTGTCACAAAGGGTCCTTTATGCTATAAAGACATTAAGAAAGTTGATGGAAAACAACTTAAAACTTTTAGGGACGCATGCTTTGCGATGGGATTTCTACAAGATGATCGAGAATTTGTCGAGGCGATCAAAGAGGCACATCTTTGGGGTTCCGGTCCTTTTTTACGCAAGTTATTTGTAACAATGTTGTTATCTTCTTCCATGAACAGACCGGAACATGTGTGGAGAAAGACTTGGATGTATTTATCAGATGGCATTCTTTATGAGCAACGCTTATTCGCAAGAGATCAAG GTCTTACAATGAGCGATGCCGAGCTAAAAGAAAGGACACTTATGGCCATTGAAACACTTTTACAAAATAATAATCGAACTCTGAAAGACTTCAAGACAATGCCATATCCAAAAGATTTTGTGGTCTCCTTTACTGGAAATAGGCTACTTTATGATGAACTTCAATATGAGGTTGTTGCTCAAAAACAAATTTTTGATACTTTGTATGCTTCTCTTACAG ATGAGCAACGAAGCATTTTTGAGGAAATCATGGATGCTGTAGAAAAACAACAAGGTGGGGTGTTTTTTTTATATGGCTATGGTGGGACTGGTAAGACCTTTATGTGGAACACTTTATCAGCAGCACTTAGGTCCAAAAAGAAAATTGTCTTGCCGGTTGCTTCAAGTGGAATTGCAAGTTTGTTGTTACCAGGAGGAAGAACAGCTCATTCTAGATTTAAGATTCCCGTTCCTACTTTAGAAACTTCTATTTGCAACATTGAAAAAAAAGATGATATTGCTGAGCTTCTTAAGTTTACGGATTTAATCATCTGGGATGAGGCTCCTATGGCTAACAAGTTTTGCTTCGAATCTTTGGACAAATCCTTAAAAGATATCATGAGTGGCCCCACACATGcatctaaaaaaatatttggaggAAAGGTTGTTGTTTTTGGTGGTGACTTCAGACAGATTCTCCCTGTTATACCAAGAGGTACTAGATCTGATATTATCCATGCAACAATTAATGCTTCTTATATTTGGGATCATTGTAAAGTATTGAGACTTACAAAAAACATGAGATTGCAAAGTGGTCCACCTACTGCTACAGCTGATGAGATTAGGAGCTTTTCTGAGTGGATTTTAAATATTGGAGATGGGACCATGTGTGAACCTAATGATGGTTATGCTGATATCTGTATTCCAGATGAGTTCATAATTTCAAACTTTGCAGATCCTATTCAGGTCATTGTTGAAGATACCTACCCTGATCTCATTCATAATTATCTTGATTCCAATTATCTTCAAAGTCGTGCGATTTTAGCTTCAACAATCGAAGTAGTTGATGATATCAACCAATATATCACTAACCTTCTTCCAG GAGAAGAGAGAGAATACTTTAGTAGTGATTCCATTGATAGATCAGATGTAACTAACTTTGATGCATATGAGCATGTGACCCCCGAGTTTTTGAATGCACTTAAAACCTCGGGATTGCCTAACCATTCAATCAAGTTGAAAGTCGGGGCCACTATTATGTTAATGCGCAACCTAGATCAGTCAGAGGGCTTGTGCAACGGCACACGACTAACTGTAACTAGGCTTGCTGCCCATGTCATTGAAGccaagatcatttctggaaaaaatATTGGTAACATCTTTTATATTCCAAGAATGTCTTTATCCCCCTCACAGTCTCCATGGCCATTTAAATTGGTGAGGCGCCAATTTCCAATTATTGTTTCCTTTGCCATGACTATTAACAAGTCACAGGGCCAGTCACTTGACAATGTGGGATTGTATTTGCCAAAGGAAGTTTTTAGTCATGGGCAACTCTATGTCGCTATCTCAAGGGTCAAATCCAAAAAGGGTTTGAGGATTCTTATTCATGACAAAGAGAAACAACCTATGCTCTCTACCACCAATGTTGTTTTCAAGGAAGTCTTTCATAACATTTAA